The following is a genomic window from Pseudoalteromonas arctica A 37-1-2.
CCAGATATTGCAGAAGGCCAAGCAACAGCAAGGCTTATTATGGAAAATCAATTAAATTTAGGTACACGCCATATTACATCAGGCAAAAAAGCGCTTATTAATATAGGACCAGAATCATTAAAACTCGATTTATGTGCTTTCCTACCATGCCAAGACGTTGTGATTGAGTTACTCGAAACCATAGAGCCCACCGACGATAACTATGAACTGTGCCGAGGTTTATTTCATAGTAACTACAAACTCGCACTCGATGACTTTGTATATAAACCACAGTGGGATCGTTTTTTAAAGCTTGTGAAGCTCATTAAATTTGATATTGCGATTACACCTCTTAGCGAAATACAGCCCATAATTAATAAGTTACAAACGCATAAACAAATAAAAATACTAGCCGAAAAAATAGAAACGCAAGAAGACTATAAGCTCGCCTTTGATATGGGGTTTGATTATTTTCAAGGCTATTTTTTTGCAAAACCTACCATGATCAAACAAAATGACATTGATTATAATTATGGTTTAGTCGTCGCTATTTACGCCGAAATAATGAAAAACAGTCCAGATATAAAAGCTATATCTGGACTGTTTGAGCTTGATGCTGCACTTGCATATAAATTACTGCGTTTAATTAACAGCGGTGTTTTTCCTATACAAAGCCAAATATCGTCATTAAAGCAAGCGCTTGTGTATTTAGGCCATGAACGCCTTAAAAAGTTTGTGAGCCTTATTGTTACTGCTCATACAGCGGGTAAAAAGCCTGCAGAGCTAATGCAAGTGTGTGTTGTACGTGCTCGTTTTTGTGAGTTGTTAGCAAAAAAGGTTAATAAGAGCCAGTCAGGCGAAGCATTTTTAACTGGGTTATTTTCACTGCTAGATGCAATCCTTGATCAACCAATGAGCTTACTTGTTGAAAAGCTACCTTTCCCTGATGAAATAAAAACGGCATTATTA
Proteins encoded in this region:
- a CDS encoding EAL and HDOD domain-containing protein; this encodes MSVFVARQAIFNRSKKVVAYELLFRDSPKNYFPDIAEGQATARLIMENQLNLGTRHITSGKKALINIGPESLKLDLCAFLPCQDVVIELLETIEPTDDNYELCRGLFHSNYKLALDDFVYKPQWDRFLKLVKLIKFDIAITPLSEIQPIINKLQTHKQIKILAEKIETQEDYKLAFDMGFDYFQGYFFAKPTMIKQNDIDYNYGLVVAIYAEIMKNSPDIKAISGLFELDAALAYKLLRLINSGVFPIQSQISSLKQALVYLGHERLKKFVSLIVTAHTAGKKPAELMQVCVVRARFCELLAKKVNKSQSGEAFLTGLFSLLDAILDQPMSLLVEKLPFPDEIKTALLGDKNTLYYILNVVKAYETGSWWALEQAVLLLNIDSAILPPLYQQSVDWADSYKNNI